From a region of the Desmodus rotundus isolate HL8 chromosome 7, HLdesRot8A.1, whole genome shotgun sequence genome:
- the NDRG2 gene encoding protein NDRG2 isoform X1: protein MTELQEVQITEEKPLLPGQTPEVAKEAELAARILLDRGQTHSVETPYGSVTFTVYGTPKPKRPAILTYHDVGLNYKSCFQPLFQFGDMQEIIQNFVRVHVDAPGMEEGAPVFPVGYQYPSLDQLADMIPCILQYLNFSTIIGIGVGAGAYILSRYALHHQDTVEGLVLINIDPNAKGWMDWAAHKLTGLTSSISEMILGHLFSQEELSGNSELIQKYRNIITHAPNLDNIELYWNSYNNRRDLNFERGGDITLKCPVMLVVGDQAPHEDAVVECNSKLDPTQTSFLKMADSGGQPQLTQPGKLTEAFKYFLQGMGYMASSCMTRLSRSRTASLTSAASIDGNRSRSRTLSQSSESGTLPSGPPGHTMEVSC from the exons ATGACGGAGCTGCAGGAGGTGCAGATCACAGAGGAGAAGCCGCTGTTACCAGGGCAGACACCTGAGGTGGCCAAG GAGGCTGAGTTAGCTGCCCGAATCCTCCTGGACCGGGGACAG ACTCATTCTGTGGAGACACCTTATGGCTCTGTCACTTTTACTGTCTATGGCACCCCCAAACCCAAACGCCCAGCGATACTCACCTACCATGATGTGGGACTCAACT ATAAATCTTGCTTCCAGCCGCTGTTTCAATTCGGGGATATGCAGGAAATCATTCAGAACTTCGTGCGGGTTCATGTGGATGCCCCTGGGATGGAAGAGGGGGCTCCTGTGTTCCCTGTGGG ATATCAGTACCCATCTCTGGACCAGCTTGCGGACATGATCCCTTGCATCCTGCAGTACTTAAA TTTCTCCACAATAATTGGAATTGGTGTTGGAGCTGGAGCCTACATCTTGTCACGATATGCT CTTCACCACCAGGACACAGTTGAGGGTCTTGTCCTCATCAACATTGATCCCAATGCCAAGGGTTGGATGGACTGGGCAGCACACAAG CTAACAGGCCTCACCTCTTCCATTTCGGAGATGATACTTGGACATCTCTTCAGCCAG gaAGAGCTGTCTGGAAATTCTGAATTGATCCAAAAGTATAGAAATATCATTACACATGCACCCAACCTGGACAACATTGAACTGTACTGGAACAGCTACAATAA CCGCCGAGACCTGAACTTTGAGCGTGGAGGTGATATCACCCTCAA GTGCCCTGTGATGCTGGTGGTGGGAGACCAAGCACCCCATGAAGATGCAGTG GTGGAATGTAATTCAAAACTGGACCCTACCCAGACCTCTTTCCTCAAG ATGGCTGACTCTGGAGGTCAGCCCCAGCTGACTCAG CCAGGCAAGCTGACAGAGGCCTTCAAGTACTTCCTGCAGGGCATGGGCTACA tggcctcatcctGCATGACTCGCCTGTCTCGGTCTCGCACAGCCTCTCTGACCAGTGCAGCATCTATTGATGGCAACCGGTCCCGCTCTCGAACCCTGTCCCAGAGCAGCGAGTCTGGGACTCTCCCTTCAGGGCCCCCGGGGCACACCATGGAGGTCTCCTGTTGA
- the TPPP2 gene encoding tubulin polymerization-promoting protein family member 2: protein MPSLQFIMASEAEKTFQRFSVFGESSSSGTEMNNKNFSKLCKDCGVMDGKTVTSTDVDIVFSKVKAKNARTITFQQFQEAMKELGQKRFKSKNPDEALENVYKLIEGKDPATTGVTKATTVGGVSRLTDTSKYTGTHKERFDESGKGKGIAGREDVTDNSGYVSGYKGAGTYDKKFSN from the exons ATGCCCAG cctccagttTATCATGGCGTCAGAAGCAGAAAAAACATTCCAGCGGTTTTCTGTCTTCGGAGAATCATCAAGCAGTGGCACTGAAATGAACAACAAGAATTTCTCCAAGCTGTGCAAAGACTGTGGTGTAATGGATGGCAAGACAGTCACCTCCACTGATGTGGACATCGTGTTCAGCAAAGTCAA GGCCAAGAATGCGCGAACCATCACATTTCAGCAGTTCCAGGAAGCAATGAAGGAACTGGGCCAGAAGCGGTTCAAGAGTAAGAACCCAGATGAAGCCCTGGAGAATGTTTATAAACTCATAGAAGGCAAGGATCCAGCTACCACTGGTGTTACT AAAGCAACAACTGTGGGCGGGGTAAGCCGGCTGACGGACACCAGCAAGTACACTGGTACCCACAAGGAGCGCTTTGATGAGAGTGGCAAGGGCAAAGGCATCGCAGGACGAGAAGATGTGACCGATAACTCTGGCTATGTGAGCGGCTACAAGGGTGCTGGCACCTACGATAAGAAGTTTAGCAACTAG
- the SLC39A2 gene encoding zinc transporter ZIP2, whose translation MPACKEVKIGCLFALLGVTLICGLIPICFKWFQIEAATGHHHRVLSLLGCISAGVFLGAGLMHMTAEALEGIKSEIQKFMMQNRTESEGYSSGDANSAYTDYPYGELVISLGFFLIFLLESLALQGCRGADGGSKVQEEEMGRARVLGLHSHGPLPSPSQSPFRALVLLLSLSFHSVFEGLAVGLQTTVAATVQLCLAVLAHKALIVFGVGLRLVWRGTGSRWAVFSILSFALTSPLGLVLGLAVAGGDAEGHQGLAQAVLEGVAAGTFLYVTFLEILPRELAGPEGLLFKWGCVAAGFAFMAFIALWA comes from the exons aagtaaaaattggctGCCTATTTGCCCTGCTGGGTGTCACCCTCATCTGTGGCCTTATTCCCATCTGCTTCAAATGGTTCCAGATTGAGGCAGCCACAG GTCATCACCACCGGGTCCTCAGCCTCCTGGGCTGCATTTCCGCAGGTGTTTTCCTGGGTGCAGGGCTCATGCACATGACTGCTGAGGCCCTGGAGGGAATCAAATCAGAGATCCAGAAGTTCATGATGCAG AACAGGACAGAGAGTGAGGGTTATTCCTCTGGTGATGCTAATTCAGCTTAT aCGGACTATCCCTATGGAGAGCTCGTCATCTCCCTGGgcttcttcctcatcttccttttGGAGTCACTGGCATTGCAGGGCTGTCGTGGAGCAGATGGAGGATCAAAAgtgcaggaggaggagatgggcaggGCTCGTGTCCTTGGACTCCACAGTCACGGACCTCTACCCTCACCCTCGCAGAGTCCCTTTCGAGCCCTCGTTCTCTTGCTCTCACTGTCCTTCCATTCAGTGTTTGAAGGCCTGGCCGTGGGCCTGCAGACAACAGTAGCAGCCACTGTGCAGCTCTGTCTTGCCGTCCTGGCTCACAAGGCGCTCATAGTGTTTGGGGTAGGACTGCGGCTGGTGTGGAGAGGCACTGGATCTCGATGGGCCGTGTTCTCCATACTGTCATTTGCTCTCACGTCCCCCCTGGGCCTAGTCCTGGGgctggctgtggctggaggagatGCTGAAGGGCACCAAGGCTTAGCCCAGGCTGTGTTAGAGGGTGTGGCAGCCGGCACCTTCTTATATGTCACCTTCCTAGAAATTCTGCCCCGGGAGCTAGCTGGTCCTGAGGGCCTTCTGTTCAAGTGGGGCTGTGTAGCTGCTGGTTTTGCCTTCATGGCCTTTATTGCCTTGTGGGCCTGA
- the NDRG2 gene encoding protein NDRG2 isoform X2, producing MTELQEVQITEEKPLLPGQTPEVAKTHSVETPYGSVTFTVYGTPKPKRPAILTYHDVGLNYKSCFQPLFQFGDMQEIIQNFVRVHVDAPGMEEGAPVFPVGYQYPSLDQLADMIPCILQYLNFSTIIGIGVGAGAYILSRYALHHQDTVEGLVLINIDPNAKGWMDWAAHKLTGLTSSISEMILGHLFSQEELSGNSELIQKYRNIITHAPNLDNIELYWNSYNNRRDLNFERGGDITLKCPVMLVVGDQAPHEDAVVECNSKLDPTQTSFLKMADSGGQPQLTQPGKLTEAFKYFLQGMGYMASSCMTRLSRSRTASLTSAASIDGNRSRSRTLSQSSESGTLPSGPPGHTMEVSC from the exons ATGACGGAGCTGCAGGAGGTGCAGATCACAGAGGAGAAGCCGCTGTTACCAGGGCAGACACCTGAGGTGGCCAAG ACTCATTCTGTGGAGACACCTTATGGCTCTGTCACTTTTACTGTCTATGGCACCCCCAAACCCAAACGCCCAGCGATACTCACCTACCATGATGTGGGACTCAACT ATAAATCTTGCTTCCAGCCGCTGTTTCAATTCGGGGATATGCAGGAAATCATTCAGAACTTCGTGCGGGTTCATGTGGATGCCCCTGGGATGGAAGAGGGGGCTCCTGTGTTCCCTGTGGG ATATCAGTACCCATCTCTGGACCAGCTTGCGGACATGATCCCTTGCATCCTGCAGTACTTAAA TTTCTCCACAATAATTGGAATTGGTGTTGGAGCTGGAGCCTACATCTTGTCACGATATGCT CTTCACCACCAGGACACAGTTGAGGGTCTTGTCCTCATCAACATTGATCCCAATGCCAAGGGTTGGATGGACTGGGCAGCACACAAG CTAACAGGCCTCACCTCTTCCATTTCGGAGATGATACTTGGACATCTCTTCAGCCAG gaAGAGCTGTCTGGAAATTCTGAATTGATCCAAAAGTATAGAAATATCATTACACATGCACCCAACCTGGACAACATTGAACTGTACTGGAACAGCTACAATAA CCGCCGAGACCTGAACTTTGAGCGTGGAGGTGATATCACCCTCAA GTGCCCTGTGATGCTGGTGGTGGGAGACCAAGCACCCCATGAAGATGCAGTG GTGGAATGTAATTCAAAACTGGACCCTACCCAGACCTCTTTCCTCAAG ATGGCTGACTCTGGAGGTCAGCCCCAGCTGACTCAG CCAGGCAAGCTGACAGAGGCCTTCAAGTACTTCCTGCAGGGCATGGGCTACA tggcctcatcctGCATGACTCGCCTGTCTCGGTCTCGCACAGCCTCTCTGACCAGTGCAGCATCTATTGATGGCAACCGGTCCCGCTCTCGAACCCTGTCCCAGAGCAGCGAGTCTGGGACTCTCCCTTCAGGGCCCCCGGGGCACACCATGGAGGTCTCCTGTTGA
- the NDRG2 gene encoding protein NDRG2 isoform X3 has product MAPPNPNAQRYSPTMMWDSTPLFQFGDMQEIIQNFVRVHVDAPGMEEGAPVFPVGYQYPSLDQLADMIPCILQYLNFSTIIGIGVGAGAYILSRYALHHQDTVEGLVLINIDPNAKGWMDWAAHKLTGLTSSISEMILGHLFSQEELSGNSELIQKYRNIITHAPNLDNIELYWNSYNNRRDLNFERGGDITLKCPVMLVVGDQAPHEDAVVECNSKLDPTQTSFLKMADSGGQPQLTQPGKLTEAFKYFLQGMGYMASSCMTRLSRSRTASLTSAASIDGNRSRSRTLSQSSESGTLPSGPPGHTMEVSC; this is encoded by the exons ATGGCACCCCCAAACCCAAACGCCCAGCGATACTCACCTACCATGATGTGGGACTCAACT CCGCTGTTTCAATTCGGGGATATGCAGGAAATCATTCAGAACTTCGTGCGGGTTCATGTGGATGCCCCTGGGATGGAAGAGGGGGCTCCTGTGTTCCCTGTGGG ATATCAGTACCCATCTCTGGACCAGCTTGCGGACATGATCCCTTGCATCCTGCAGTACTTAAA TTTCTCCACAATAATTGGAATTGGTGTTGGAGCTGGAGCCTACATCTTGTCACGATATGCT CTTCACCACCAGGACACAGTTGAGGGTCTTGTCCTCATCAACATTGATCCCAATGCCAAGGGTTGGATGGACTGGGCAGCACACAAG CTAACAGGCCTCACCTCTTCCATTTCGGAGATGATACTTGGACATCTCTTCAGCCAG gaAGAGCTGTCTGGAAATTCTGAATTGATCCAAAAGTATAGAAATATCATTACACATGCACCCAACCTGGACAACATTGAACTGTACTGGAACAGCTACAATAA CCGCCGAGACCTGAACTTTGAGCGTGGAGGTGATATCACCCTCAA GTGCCCTGTGATGCTGGTGGTGGGAGACCAAGCACCCCATGAAGATGCAGTG GTGGAATGTAATTCAAAACTGGACCCTACCCAGACCTCTTTCCTCAAG ATGGCTGACTCTGGAGGTCAGCCCCAGCTGACTCAG CCAGGCAAGCTGACAGAGGCCTTCAAGTACTTCCTGCAGGGCATGGGCTACA tggcctcatcctGCATGACTCGCCTGTCTCGGTCTCGCACAGCCTCTCTGACCAGTGCAGCATCTATTGATGGCAACCGGTCCCGCTCTCGAACCCTGTCCCAGAGCAGCGAGTCTGGGACTCTCCCTTCAGGGCCCCCGGGGCACACCATGGAGGTCTCCTGTTGA